The sequence below is a genomic window from Dermacentor albipictus isolate Rhodes 1998 colony chromosome 2, USDA_Dalb.pri_finalv2, whole genome shotgun sequence.
ATGATAACTGCGCCGGATCGTTAATTGTATGTAGGTGCTGAAGATTTGCGCTAATTTCTATGACAATTTTTTGGCTGACTGAAATTTGTTAGGAGAACCGTCACATTAGGCCTTGTcctgctttcgtttttttttttacttttctattTTCATCTTTTTGTTTTCGGTGCAGGTGGTGATCTTGTACTATATACACGACTTCTACGAAGGCGTTAAGCAGCAAGGAACACTGAACTCCAATGGCCTTCTGAATGATGAAGACATGCAGCTACTGCGTGGGCAGGCATTCCCTCAGGTAAATAACAGGTTTGCGCTCAACCTAATTGTCTGGTAATAACTAGAAAACATACATTTTTAGATAGGGAAAAAAACAGAGTTCGTTTTGGCCATCCTCAAATTCATTTGTCAAGACGCTTAGCACTTATCGACATCTTCCCTGAAATGATAAGCTCCTCTGTAGTAATTTCAGAAGAAGCAGCAATAAAACCAGCCTACATATTTATTCACGAGTCCATCAAAAGGACATGTACACCCATATTAGAAATATATTTTATGATTCTTTAGCTTCCTTGCGTTTGTTTGAAGTACAAAGGCGTATTTCTTTAACGAAAACAATGACGCCATGATAAGCATTCGTTTCTCGTCTCTTGTAGCGTACTCTTGCAGCTGGCAGCGAACCGCGATTACGTACTTCTCACAGGAGTTGTTCAGCTCCCGCTGTTCCTTCAGTCCAGCAGGAGCTGCCTTGCATGTTGGCTCGCGCCTATGTGTTGCACGCGCGTAATATCCGAGCATTTTCGGAGTACGACAAGTACAACGCTAAACCTCGCTATCGCTGTCAATGGCTTGCCCTTCGGGTGAAACCGCGGCGTTTTCCCTTGACAAACTATTGGCGCTAACGTCATTGTCGGTCATTGTACGCAGTTGTTGAAAGCCTTGACGTGTCGCTGGATCCACTTGTGCCTGATGTTCTTGCCGCCAAGGTACTCCGACCGGCAAGATGTATTCAGTCGTCGGTCGAGCGCCTCTGGGGCGCGTTGAGTAGGCGCCCATTGTTTTAGATGTTGAATCGTCATAGTCCTGCGTTGCATCGGCGGGATTGTCTGCTTACATGCCAGATTTGTCTAGTTATTTGCGTCATGTCGACGGCCCTTCTGGCAATGACATCACACTGTCATCCCGTCTTGGGTCAAGGCATAGCCAGTTCAAATTTTATAGATTAGTATTTGGGCGCTGCATGGTATATTTGGTATTCAGAGGTGTTTCTTCGGCGGAGTACGCACATCGAAAGCTTTGTTCAGGACACGCGAATGCATCTATTCTCTCTTGTTTTACTTTTAAACATGGAAGCACTGATTCACTGTTTATGTATGCGGGCCCATAATCCGCACGTATAGTTTTCCCCCTATATACAGTTACAACTATATGATTAGCGGCGTGcggcttctatttctttcttccctcctctctctctatcGACACGAACAGCGAGtcaaagggacactgaaggcaaatGATAGGTCAAactaaagtaatagattagtgctcgagaatgcCTTAGTCATTACTATTATCGCGAGCAGAGCTTTAGTAATGGCGTAGTCGAGGAAACGCTGTAAATAAGATTAACTCGGGACATTCAAGAACTAGCCCTATGATGGaggcactcctcattataattctctctgtagtactcaaccactcgtaatAAAAAGATCATTGGATTACATTATAAGACTAAAGTGAGGCTTCTCCAGTTCTATTGGAAATTTTTTTAGCATAGAGGTCTGATCGAAGATACGCTTGACAACAATGTGGGCGGTTGAGAGGTTTCGCTTTCTTCACTCGGCGCCGCCAGCTCTTTCGTGTTTCAGTAGATTCGTTATCGCGCAGTGCTGCGCCAGTTTTTCTGGCTCACGAAACTCACACAAATTGTAATTAGCAGAGGATGCCACGTCCATGCGAAGTCGCCCGATTCCCGAACTGTCCACCCTATTTGAGCTATATGAGGCACAGCCGCGAATCCAACGGTCTGTCGTGGCGTAGTTTGTCCATGACCGCGCGCTTGCATTTTACGCAGCAAATGATAGCGCCGTCTGTCAAGCACCATTTCCGCACCGACGGCAGTAAAGAGCGGTGATGGCTTATGCAGCGGCACCACTCCCCTCTCGGGGGCGGGTGATTTGCAGTGAGTTAAAGGTGTGCTGACCCTTCAGACTCAATTTTCTCGTGAACTAAATCTTTTCGTGACGCAAAACAAGCGCTACGAGGTTTCTAGAACGGTATTATAATACGACACGTCGGCTTATAATTTGCCTTTGGTGACCCATTAAACACAGAGACAACCGCTTGCTGACTGCACGTCCTAAAAGGAGTCTAATGCCTTGAACGCTGGCACTGGGTGCACATGCTATGCCGCAATGGCATAAGTAAGCAGCCAACACAATAAGGCAGGCGAAGACAGTACCCAAAGGCAAACATCACTGGAGGGCACAGAAGGTGGACAAACGGGTTACTGTTCACACACTGCAAAGCTACCTAAAGCTCGTCTTTTCAATTGGATCACATAGCCTTACGCCAGAGAGTTGAACACTGCAGCATGCAGAATCTGTCACGTGACATCGGCAGGAAGTTCTTAGTAAGGATGTTGTTTGAAAGAGTGAGATAGACGGTTTCAAGCGCGAGGGTGCTCCAAGGTTGtttccttttttcgcgcacgaCGGGTTTCAAGTTAGTATTTTTCATGTTACTATCAATGAACTTCCGCTAGTTGCTGCTGTTTCTATAGCCCATGGTTGATCAGCAAAGATAAACTGAGAGGAGACTGCAACTTTGCTTTTCTTTATAAAGCTTTAGGTTCAGCCTAAAATGCATTCCTGGATTCAAACTCAATGCAGCTATTTTTATTCACTAAATAATTCACTCATTTGGGTGAACTTTGGGCGAAATTTGCAGTCATTGAATTAAATTacgggttttacgtgtcaaaaccactttctgattatgaagcatgccgtagtggaggacaccagaaatttcgaccacctggggttatttaacgtgcacctaaagctaagcacaagggtgttttcgcatttcgctcccatcgaaatgcggccgccatggcctggattcgaccccgctcagcagcccaacaccatcgccactgagcaaccacggctggttttATTTGCAGTCAAACAATAATTATGTCGGCAATACTGTCTGAAATTTTGAGTAGAATACTTGTGGCAGTTTACcaatacaaaataataaatagAGACATGCGTACACAGGTTGCTCATGTGCGTTAAATATTGCGTGTGCCGCTCGTGGGCACCGCATTTTGACCAAGATGTTTTTGCTGGAGAGATGGAGTACAGGGGAGCAACAGCAACGAATACAGCATTTTTAGTTACCCTCCTATTGGTCAGCAGCGACTTTTCGTAAGCCTGAAATGAAAGGTTCTCTTTCCTTGAATCTACGTACTCGCTTCGAAACACGTTAATACAATGATATTTTTACTTTGTATAAGAGGGAGTAAGGCTACCTGCATACAACTATACGTGCTTTTAGCATGCTGAACCCGTAGCATGTGAAATTGTGAATAGTGCAAAAAATAAAGCATGCAGCAGTAATCGCAGGCCAAAGTTGACTGTTAGCTAGCACGTTAGCATTAGGTGTGATAAACTAGTGAAAGGCTATGTGCGTGACGTGTGGTAAGCTGGCCGCATggtgccttatatatatatatatatctatatatatatatatactttcacGACTAACTTAAAATGGCACAAGCAAGTTGACCTCATCAGTTCAAAAGCGCTTCAGAGGCTTGGTTACATCAACCGCACGCTTACAAATTCCAATAGATAGTGCAAGCTCACGGCCTACAAACCAATAGTTCAACGCATCCTTGAATACGCCTCCATAATTTGGTCCTGTATTCATCAGTGCGATCTTGCTAAACTCGAAGCTGTACAAAAAAAGCGATACGATTAATATTCGAGAGGTACTATCGCCATTTCTCACCTTCCTCGCATGCTCAGCTGTTATCCCTACAGTCGCAGGCTCAGACACGCGCATGTGATCGTCTTACCATGCTTTACAATATTGTCAATTCTTCTGTTCATGTTTGCGCGCCTATATCTTTCCTCACCAGCTCAGTACGCCGTACGAGGCGCATTGATTCGGTGAATTAGCACTGTGACGCTTAGGTCGCAGCTGAGCTACTCTAAATTTTCTTTCCTTCCATCAACAATTGAATTGCGGAACAAGCTTGATGGATCTGTTAGACGACTACGCACTGAGCAATCTTCTACAGAAGTGATAAAATATATATCGGGTTAGTATTTCTTAGCATTCTTAACTTTGATCTGCACTCTGTAAACCTCTTTTGCCTCTTTTTTTGTGACCAATTAACCTGTTATGCTCTGCAAACATGATCTTGTATATTCTACGTTTTGCATTTACCCACCCCCGGCTATGTCTTGTAtggagacagcagtatttgtaaataaaaaaaagaaccgtacccttggcgacatgctcgcaatgtacgTAGCCTCCGACCACACATATTCGGATGCCATTCTCCCCTTCGCAACCTACGCCTGCAATACCGCCACTAAGACCGCCACTGGCTTTTCACCCTCTTTCTTATTGTGCACACGGCACTCGACGTATACAATCGACACACTCCTCCTTCTGCACAAGCCGGATGCATCTCAGTGCGCTCCTATTTCCGCCACAGCCAGACATGCCGAACAGTGTCGACATCTCTCGCGGGCCTGAACTTCAACTGACCAAGAGCGCCAGGAGAGCATTCGCGGTTACACCACACCTGTGTCCAGGTTCTTCGCTGGAGCGCTTGTGTGTCTCTCGGTCCCTTCCACTGCACCTGGGTTGTCACCAAACTACAACTGCCCAAGTATGAAGGCGCCTACCGCGTCGTCCAACGCACATCTAAGGTGAACTTACATGATCGAGTCCGTTGAACAGTATTCGGACATGCACCGTCGGGGAGGAAACATTGTCAACGTCGACCGCCTCAAGAAACAACTACGACCCACTCATAGTGACAAGCTGACAACCAGGGGAAATTGTAGAGAAGAATTGGAACGGTAAATTGAGTCGTCCTCTCCAGCGCATTCTAGTGGGTCGCCCTTTTCAGCACTGTTGCTCCTGAATCCCGCTCATGCTGTGAGTCCGCGCCCTGCTCTAATGGTTGGACCAAAACACCGGTGACTAATAAACACCACTAAtaggtctatatatatatacatatatatatacatatatatatacatatatatatatatatatatatatatatatatatatatatatatatatatatatatatatatatatatatatatatatatatatatatatagggagacGAAACAAAAGAGCCCAATTCTTGATTCTCATATGCATATATGAAGCATGCATATATATGTATCTATAAACTCACTGTGGTCTGCTCCGGAGCACTGACAGTTGCAATTCGATCCTAGAATTGTGTTAACATACTACGAGCACCACGTGGTGACCatgaggcgacgggagctgccataccacatgcaccacgtggctaccatgaggcgacgggagctgccacttctccgcgacgaatcaagcaTTCGACACGGGAGCCGATTCAAGAAGCGCCCAGCTATCTCCGCGACGAAGAAAAAATTAGAAGTGGGGGAGGTCATCAccctgccccgcctggttcctgccgaaGAGAACTCGCCCATACCAGTTGCTGCCGACGAGGGGTCGCCGAAGGAATTTAAGGGAGAACTGGCCTAATGTGAGAAGCGAGAGTCGCTTCCAGCCGCCCAGTCTGTCTGATGCGCTCTTACTGCTAcctgtacgctatcatccactatctgtaaatattgtataaatttttttcgtttcttcgtcgtctacgGAACGAGTCCGTCTTTCGTCttccaccccgaagtcacaacagtgGATGGCAAGCTGTGGGATTCAAAGCCAGATAACGCCCGCTACACCGCTTAACGACAACCACGAGGACCACCGGCTTCAGCTACTTTTGAAGGGGTAGGTGCCCGACGTTTGCCTTTCGCATCGCCAGACCTTTGCCGCACACGTACATGCTAAGGACCATTTCTCGAGTATTCTGAAAGGGTTGTAGTGGTTTTGTCTTAGTTCGCTTCAGGCCTTGCATGGATTTCTGGCTTGGAAACAAAGCTAATTTGGAGGCAAAACCGGAGACGAGCCGTCAGATCGCGATGGAGAAGCTCAGGGTACAGGACCTTCTTGATGTTTGTCAGGAGATGGGCATTTCGGTTGCCACGGCAAGATGAAAGAAAGCCATTCTGGACGTTATGAGGACACAAGAGGTAACTGAGGAGGACCGTACAGGATAGGCGGTGATATCGCACTTTATCGCGTGAATTTCGAACGTACATGTGAAAAGATAGGGCTAGACGAAAGCCTTTGATCTCAAACACTTCTTTCGGTTGACCCAGGAGAGGCCGCGGAAGTTCTCACACACTTGTCCAAAGAAGACTACGAGAACTATGGAAAGGTAAAAGCCGCTCTCCTTCGCAAATACCGCCTCTCTGCCGAGGCATTTGGACGGCGGTTTAGACAGGCAAAAAGGAGCAGCGAGTCGCACGCTGAGTTCGCGTACGAGTTAAAACCTAACTGAAAAGAGTGGCTCAAACGTGCAGTAGTGTATGGCAACCACGACAAGGTGCTTGAATGCCTACCACTAGAGCAGTTTTACCGAGTTCTTTCAGAAGTTAGACTTTGACTGCAGGACAGGCTCCCAGAGGTAGACCTATAGAAGGCAGCGCAGCTCGCGGAGGATTACACGCGCCGAAACTTCCAAGGAAAACCTATTCAGGAAGGTAGGCTAGAAAAAAAGGACTATTCTGGAAAGCGGTTTTCCCCTCGCAACCCAATTTCGCCAAATAAGAAATCATTCACGAGCGACGAGTTCAGCAAGGGAGTATTGACTAAGGCTGAGGTGGCGAGGGTAGGGCTAGCAGTGACAGCCCAGTCGGCTGGGGTCGCTAAAGTTAAGGCAGACGTAAAGCGCGCGTTCGAGGCCCGGCGACCAATTACCTGCTTCCGTTGCAACAAGGAAGGCGATGTTTCCTTATATTGCAAGGAGCAAATCGGGTTCGCCAGCACTAGCCATTCAGATGAAAATCTGAGTCTGCTCGAGCCATGTATCCAAAAGGTAGGGGTAAATGGGAAAATGTGCCGGGCACTTCGCGATTCCGCCGCCACCATGGATGTTACTCATTCGTCCTGTGTTTCTCCTGGATACTATATAGGGGAATGCGCCTGGATCAGACAAGTCTCAGAAGAGCAGCGCGCGTGCTAGCCAGTTGCCAAGGTAACCCTCGAGGGCGCTTATGGAAGGCTGCAAATTGAGGCAGCCTGGAGTCCAAGTTTACCCGAACACTTTTCATATTTCTTTTCGAACAAATCAGAGCAGCTTTTAGAAAAGGAGTGCCGGTCGTTCACTACCAGTCTCGCTTGCATGGCATTAACGCTATCACGGTCACGCGCCCTCTCAAAGAAACTTGAAAGCTCATCGTCAAACGAGAAAATTACTGACAATATAACGTCCTCACAGCGGCAGTCTAGGCTGGGAGAAACGGCTAATGAAAAGCAGATGACTTAAACTTATGAAGGATCAATTACCGGATCAGTGACAGGGGGTGAGGAGCCTTTCGAGACTCCGGAAAATGGGGCGCCTAGGGCTGAAGTGAAAGGTTTGCTGCTTAGTCCCGCATCCTTTTGCTGAGAGCAGCTTAGTAGGATTGAACGAAAGGCGCTTATCGCGGCACAGAAAAGTGACCCTTCGCTAACTATGGTGCAGGCTAATGTAAATGAAGGAGTGGCCCGAAAGAACATATCGGTCTACACTAGATCAGTTCTCAAGTACCGGAAATATCAGGATTTCGAGGGTCGAACATAGAACCAACAATTCGTGCCAGAAAATACCGACCACAGCTTTTACAGTAAGTGCATGGGCATGTTTGGTCGGGTCACTTCGGTATCCAGAAGACAAAGGCTAGGCTAGCACAAGATTTCTATTAGCCAGTATGCTGGAAAGAGTTTGAAACACTTGTTTGGACATGCGACGCATATCAGCAAGTTGGTAAACGCAATTACAAGTGACAGAATTTTACTCTGTGCACGACAAGGCAAAATGTAAATTTTCTTCGATCGCCTCAGCTGGGTCTTGCCTGCCCGTATGACTCTTTAAGAATTGCTTTGCAATCTATTCCTTAGCTGTTAATTCTCTTGGAATGTGTCTTCTTTGGAAGCCCTATTTATATAGATCTGTATCTCGGGCTCTTTATCGGGTGCGTGTTTCGTGTTTAGTACAATAACCATAATGGTGCTGTTGAGAGCACAGAGGGTAGTTAGAGCGTTTGTTTTCAAGGAGTTTGGTCTGGCGTTGTGGATAGCATTGGGAGGGTGCTCACTTTCACCGAAGTGATTGGCGTTGATTTTTGATCACTGGGTAAACTTTCTCAGATCCAAGCAAAGGAAAGACCACTGAATGAAATGGCGGCAAAGCGATTTCCTTGGCTCCATCAAGGACGTCATTTAATGAGCACATCGCAAACGTCGAGCCGCGTCGAACAGCTCGACTTCTGCATGTATTATCTGGCGGCGATGGTGCTCTTGTGCCATATTACGAGCACCACGTGGCGACCAGGAGGAGACAGGAGCGGCCATACTACATGCACCAAGTGGCTACCACGAGGCGACGGGGCGGCCACTTCTCCAcaacgaatcaagaattcgacacgggcaaggtcatcaccctgccccgcctggttccGGATGACGAGAACTCGCCCAAACTGGTTGCTGCCGACGAGGGATcgccgaagggatttaagggagaaccggcccattgtgagaaaAGAGAGTCGCTTCTAtccgcccagtcggtctgataTTCTCTTACTTCTAcctgtacgctatcatccactatatataaatattgtataaagttaTTCATTTCTTCTTCGTCTACGGAACGAGTCAGTCTTTGGCCATCCCCCCTGAAGTCACGACAATAGGCAGGGCGTGTGACCAGTGCGATCTTGAATGagactttgcaatgtggtgaacacgGTTTAAGTCATGGATCACCATTACGTTGCAACACTTTGAGGTTTGACGCGATGTGTActcatttctctcacatttatcgCTAAATTGCTCAATTTTCTTGAATTAACAAATGAGCCAAAGCAGTACAGGGGAAGAAGTAGTAGCTAAAGTCTCCTCAAATGTAGCATCGTTGCGCAAGAGGCAATATATTGACAACTAACGCAGCAAACGTAATATTTTGAAACACAAAATCATATATTAGAGACCTTATTAGTCATGTACAGTGCATGATTTCTAAATGTGTGCTGGGCCAACAGTGTCTTGATCAAATAAAGAAGACAGTTCCTTATCTTAAAGGCGCAAGATAAAGCTTGCGTTGATGCATGATTTTTTTACTGTGGTGTCTAATAGGGGAAATACACAGCCAAAGAAAACCATTGAAGCTGTCTGTAGTATGATAGGATCTGATCCGTACTTATCATGGCGCGGGCTTGTAGGGCATGCCAGCCTTCTTGCCAAGCGGCTACATGATGGCACCGGGAGCTCCAATGCAGGGCCTCTACCCAACCAACCAGTGGGTGGTGCCAGGAGCTTCGATGCAGGGCGTCTACCCAGGCGGTGGCATGATGGCGCAACCAGGAGCCCAAGGGTACAGCTTCTACCCAGCCGGTGGCATGATGGCGCAGCCAGGAGCCCAAGGGTACAGCTTCTACCCAGCCGGCGGCATGATGGCCCAGCCAGGAGCCCTAGGGCAGGGCTTCTACCCAGCCGGCGGCATGATGGGCCCACCAAGAGCCCAAGGGCAGGGCTTTTACATCGCCGGCATGATGGCCCAGCCAGGAGCCCAGGGACAGGGCTCCTACCCAGCCGGAACTATAGGAACACCAGGAGCCCCGGTGGTGACTGGCGGCAGTGCGGTCGCTAACACGCAGAGTAATGAAGACGCCGCCTCGCCCTCGCCTGCAAAACCTCGCCACCGCAAGGGCTCTGTCGCCAAGAAACCGCACGCCAACTATTCACGCAGCACTAACTAAAAGGCGTGCGCCAAGAAACTGGCTTAATATGCGCAAGCCTTCTCACGCTGCGTGTGCGTGCAAGTTCAATTCAAAACGCCTGCGCGGCCATAAAACCACCATTGCTCTTTCTACTTTCATTCCTGCTATTGTATTGGTGCAAGCTTAACAACACAActttacatacacacacacacacatatatatatatatatatatatatatatatatatatatatatatatatatatatatagagagagagagagagagagagagagagagagatagatatatatatagtcaaGTTTATACCGTAAGATATTATGCGCTCAGTCGAATAGCCGTTTCAGTTGGCGCATAGAGTTTCGAAAAagaccctagagggaaatgtggcgctagtgtctacgggggttctcatgatcgtcgcctcaacctacatgggaatgatgggaagtacaggcttcggattgacttcggtctttagactagtggtgtttgcttctggcgcagtaaacaacgctatactcaaatattatcgcgtaaaatctaattctatttccgcagtatcttatataatgcacaacacgctacataaactttgcatgactttgagatggaagcatggtttactatagtttgtcagcaggacacaccagggtatgcatacttgtgtgattctgttcccaatttaacgccaaagaataattatttattcatttttgcaacagcaaaacaaccgtgcatgtacttatataaaaatactcatcaagtatttctggaattaaaaatgttgtattgtgacaaagcgttgcgcccttgagaggaatgctacaagtgtcgtctgctacgacgcctgctcgctgcaaacgcgagacttttctcgcagacgacaggcacttgcgaactctctcgctctttcgaaaggttgcgtcggctgtcacgattgctgaacgtcttcaagtacttttaagcacatctgctgcagtgctagctaggacgctagtggcctcctacgagtatgctccatcatattttatattggcataccgcttccgaagcgttacagagtggctttgcgggtacccattgtgcgacactagactacagctaggaagcagctatctttcctaccacaagtaagtttgtgttctcaaagtcctaaaacacgcatttaaatgagcacataaacgagcacataatgaagcccgcaataaaatttgattgtcaagccactagaagtacaattgtatatgtcttgtatcagtagtgccttctttgttctattctgaagtttcataaagcacgtaacgctacagtgccaacctaacacacttaacaaacaaaggtctgaacgctcaaaacatgttctttcaacgtttacgatgccgtcgctttctcgtcacggcttcgacgccacaccgcgacacaagcatcgtcccagtcgctggcccagcgcgctatcgccactctgagcaacataacaaacgcagagagctttgcgttgcactgtccaactgcaggttatagcaattgcgcttggagcgaaaccgaaactttaaaaaatggctgtggcttagctaaggttaagccgttaagcccaggatgcgaagcatactagcctttattttagttgttgaaccactgtttagcctggtgaattgctgttgcttagctatatttggttcggctagacgaagaaacaactcatgcgttactctgcttcgccttcaagactggaacgcgacagcgttcccgtcgacccgccaaggggtgtatgggctacggcgcagcgactacgcgccccgcattggacgcggtgagcgtcgagcaacgcagcgttcggcgcggcaacgaaatgtgcgcctgagcaagcgacgcacgtctgagccttagaaacagctcgtttctaaggcaacaccgcattcactagaggtgcttttgtaccgctttgaagcatcgtactcgtggctcagtggtagcgtctccgtctcacactccggagaccctggttcgattcccacccagcccatcttgcaagagtttagccaaagccacctagaaacaagcgtagccgccgcgagcgacggcgcgtgttggagccccgtttctcttctgtcgtgacgtcacggtgtcacgtggtatggcatggggtcaaaggtcattgaaggcgacaccgccgcgcctgaggagctgggttgagctctcgtaatatgcttcgcataaaaaaaatacttgtacactagttcgccagtcaacagaatgccaatctgaagcctgtacttcccatcattcccatgtagattgaacgatcgcagcgccagatttgccgcTAGGTATACTAATATAAAACTCTATGAGTTGGCGATATTgttacccgacgccgccgctggTCTCCGTCGCAGCGATGTCAAGGCTCCTGCGCATTACGAGGGATTTACCAAGGGAACGTTCCATTCCcacgaggaagaaaaagaaacttaagGAGATATATTAAGCGCTTGACTAAATCAAGCAGGCAAAGGTGACTGTCACCGCCACGTTTTAAAAGGGGTACCAGTAAATCCTATTCATCTTCACCATTATCGTGTCGTGCCACCtgtcacgcgatgtgagatgcACGCCGCGTCGATGCGTGCGCACTTTGTATTGCAGTTGCACACTATTGCATAAGGTTACACGTCATGCAGCATTTGCATAGGCAACGGTACAAGGTAGTTTTTGTTCCCTATCAATCACGTATACGGCTTCTACCCACTAGTGGGAATCGGCCACGAAATGGATCGATTCTCTTGAGGAAGCAAAAGAATAAATAGGTTTACAGAAAAATGTTAGAATAAAAAACACATATAGCAAAACTGAttagatcaagcaggctaggtgactcttTGCCAGCGCCCTGTTTCAATCGGGATGACAAtaaatcagcagcagcatcatgaGCATCGAGTCGTGTCACTTGCCACGCTATGTAACATGCGCACTGCCTAGCCTCAATACGTgcaaattttgcattgcagtGGCCTTGTACTCTACCAGGTATCCacacatgtagcagttgcatgcagTAGTTGCATGTTTCATGCAGCAGGACTCTATTAATTCAAGCTATTTGTCAGCGCCTCGTTTCGCagaggatgccaataaaccacGATGATCATCGACCGCATAGTATCGTGCCATGTTTTACACGTTTTAGATAAGTTCATATTTTCACAAGGAATTGGAACGGAAATACTTACACGCCAATTTGTGAAACAGATAAAGCACCCAACTTTTTAGCTGGAATAATGTAGAGATGTGCGCCGCGGAGAGATTTTATTTTCCAACCTTCTTTCTCAATGCCCTGCCGGCTATGTTGACAAGTCTTATCCAATCAGGCTTGTACTTCATTAGGATAAAAAAAATCTGCAGGAGTTATAAACAACACAATGCAAATTAGTTTCCTTCCAATGAGAATTGCGTCCCCCCTTTGCAATGGTTTCTTGAATTCCctgtttaaaagaaagaaagaaacgggcaAGCGCACACTCGGTCGCGTGAGGTTTGAAACAGCGAAGCTGGTCGATTAGAGGCTATTCCGGCTAAACTAGGTTGTAACTGGCTTGCTGCTAGATTGGAACTTCGCTTCAAGTAGATTCAGACTTGGCGCGCATTATTTGCCCCTATGATCGACCAGCTCCCGCGACCGAGT
It includes:
- the LOC135895915 gene encoding elastin-like isoform X10 is translated as MGTSGSLNKTLKMMLWAICIKVFVITYEFFTAPLYSYNCYLDCMRWYSEGKTWQDFLKKKYAPDIPLFAVVSVGFNLFFTAIKSSIKVVILYYIHDFYEGVKQQGTLNSNGLLNDEDMQLLRGQAFPQGMPAFLPSGYMMAPGAPMQGLYPTNQWVVPGASMQGVYPGGGMMAQPGAQGYSFYPAGGMMAQPGAQGYSFYPAGGMMAQPGALGQGFYPAGGMMGPPRAQGQGFYIAGMMAQPGAQGQGSYPAGTIGTPGAPVVTGGSAVANTQSNEDAASPSPAKPRHRKGSVAKKPHANYSRSTN
- the LOC135895915 gene encoding uncharacterized protein isoform X6 → MAGSSFVAGISGFCAVINAFSILIYLLSIRANDFPMSGLFNFANIAVTGLSLCSDLLLLTSAGTQGSQVNPMGTSGSLNKTLKMMLWAICIKVFVITYEFFTAPLYSYNCYLDVVILYYIHDFYEGVKQQGTLNSNGLLNDEDMQLLRGQAFPQGMPAFLPSGYMMAPGAPMQGLYPTNQWVVPGASMQGVYPGGGMMAQPGAQGYSFYPAGGMMAQPGAQGYSFYPAGGMMAQPGALGQGFYPAGGMMGPPRAQGQGFYIAGMMAQPGAQGQGSYPAGTIGTPGAPVVTGGSAVANTQSNEDAASPSPAKPRHRKGSVAKKPHANYSRSTN
- the LOC135895915 gene encoding uncharacterized protein isoform X4, which codes for MAGSSFVAGISGFCAVINAFSILIYLLSIRANDFPMSGLFNFANIAVTGLSLCSDLLLLTSAGTQKTLKMMLWAICIKVFVITYEFFTAPLYSYNCYLDCMRWYSEGKTWQDFLKKKYAPDIPLFAVVSVGFNLFFTAIKSSIKVVILYYIHDFYEGVKQQGTLNSNGLLNDEDMQLLRGQAFPQGMPAFLPSGYMMAPGAPMQGLYPTNQWVVPGASMQGVYPGGGMMAQPGAQGYSFYPAGGMMAQPGAQGYSFYPAGGMMAQPGALGQGFYPAGGMMGPPRAQGQGFYIAGMMAQPGAQGQGSYPAGTIGTPGAPVVTGGSAVANTQSNEDAASPSPAKPRHRKGSVAKKPHANYSRSTN
- the LOC135895915 gene encoding elastin-like isoform X9, which translates into the protein MAGSSFVAGISGFCAKTLKMMLWAICIKVFVITYEFFTAPLYSYNCYLDCMRWYSEGKTWQDFLKKKYAPDIPLFAVVSVGFNLFFTAIKSSIKVVILYYIHDFYEGVKQQGTLNSNGLLNDEDMQLLRGQAFPQGMPAFLPSGYMMAPGAPMQGLYPTNQWVVPGASMQGVYPGGGMMAQPGAQGYSFYPAGGMMAQPGAQGYSFYPAGGMMAQPGALGQGFYPAGGMMGPPRAQGQGFYIAGMMAQPGAQGQGSYPAGTIGTPGAPVVTGGSAVANTQSNEDAASPSPAKPRHRKGSVAKKPHANYSRSTN
- the LOC135895915 gene encoding uncharacterized protein isoform X5: MAGSSFVAGISGFCAVINAFSILIYLLSIRANDFPMSGLFNFANIAVTGLSLCSDLLLLTSAGTQGSQVNPMGTSGSLNKTLKMMLWAICIKVFVITYEFFTAPLYSYNCYLDVVSVGFNLFFTAIKSSIKVVILYYIHDFYEGVKQQGTLNSNGLLNDEDMQLLRGQAFPQGMPAFLPSGYMMAPGAPMQGLYPTNQWVVPGASMQGVYPGGGMMAQPGAQGYSFYPAGGMMAQPGAQGYSFYPAGGMMAQPGALGQGFYPAGGMMGPPRAQGQGFYIAGMMAQPGAQGQGSYPAGTIGTPGAPVVTGGSAVANTQSNEDAASPSPAKPRHRKGSVAKKPHANYSRSTN